A single Ptiloglossa arizonensis isolate GNS036 chromosome 2, iyPtiAriz1_principal, whole genome shotgun sequence DNA region contains:
- the LOC143143464 gene encoding aromatic-L-amino-acid decarboxylase has product MDIQEFRVRGKEMVEYICEFMSNIHNRRVTPDVGPGYLRPLLPSEPPQQPEAWEDIMKDVESKIMPGITYWQHPRFHAYFPAGNSFPSILGDMLSDALGCIGFSWAASPACTELETIVCDWFGKAIGLPTDFLYFSHGSKGGGVIQGSASECILVCMLAARAQAIARLKESPAHAHLDATALLGKLMAYCSRESHSSVEKDAMICFVKLRILEPDEKSVLRGETLRQAIEADTAEGCIPFFVSTTLGTTACCSFDNLKEIGPVCKKYPGVWLHVDAAYAGNSFICPELKYLMAGIEYADSFNTNTNKFLLTNFDCSCLWVRDRFKLTSALVVDPLYLQHTHADTAIDYRHWSIPLSRRFRSLKLWFVMRNYGISGLQAYIRNHIELAKRFEALVKKDARFEVCNEVVLGLVCFRAKGSDKLNQKLLSTINDSGKLHMVPARVNQRFTIRFALAAPNATANDVDTAWSIITDYLAELLESKDVMDELADIREKKRKATLEQRRSFFVRMVSDPAIQPGFTKTPNRTGAKLDAQATIGGIGSNPHPASRSWISRPLAYLMQAKEAADTSELSLRFRHLDTMVRLKAGGTGSRRGSSNSCSPEPSPSGSPSRGRSPNGRA; this is encoded by the exons ATGGACATCCAAGAGTTTCGTGTGCGTGGCAAGGAGATGGTGGAGTACATTTGCGAGTTCATGAGCAATATACACAATCGGAGAGTAACACCTGACGTTGGCCCCGGATATTTGAGACCCCTACTGCCCTCGGAGCCGCCGCAGCAGCCCGAAGCCTGGGAGGACATTATGAAGGACGTCGAGTCGAAAATCATGCCAGGG ATCACTTACTGGCAACATCCGAGGTTTCACGCGTACTTCCCAGCTGGAAATTCCTTTCCGTCTATCCTCGGTGACATGCTGTCGGACGCTCTCGGTTGCATTGGTTTTTCATGG GCGGCCAGTCCAGCCTGCACGGAGCTCGAGACGATAGTCTGCGATTGGTTCG GCAAAGCCATCGGTCTGCCGACGGACTTCCTCTACTTCAGCCACGGTAGCAAGGGAGGGGGTGTAATACAG GGCTCGGCCTCGGAGTGCATCTTGGTGTGCATGTTGGCTGCAAGGGCGCAAGCGATCGCGAGGCTCAAGGAATCGCCGGCCCACGCTCATTTAGACGCCACCGCTCTTCTCGGGAAGCTGATGGCTTATTGCAGCCGCGAGAGTCACAGCTCCGTGGAGAAGGACGCGATGATCTGTTTCGTGAAGCTGAGGATTTTGGAGCCCGACGAGAAGAGCGTGCTCCGCGGGGAAACTCTCCGCCAG GCGATCGAGGCTGACACCGCCGAGGGATGCATCCCCTTCTTCGTCTCCACGACACTCGGCACGACCGCTTGCTGTTCATTCGACAACCTCAAGGAGATAGGACCAGTCTGCAAGAAATATCCAGGC GTGTGGTTGCACGTGGACGCAGCCTACGCGGGCAACTCTTTCATCTGCCCGGAGCTCAAGTATCTAATGGCTGGGATCGAGTACGCGGACTCCTTCAACACGAACACCAATAAATTCCTCTTGACTAACTTCGACTGTTCCTGTCTGTGGGTTCGGGACAGGTTCAAGCTGACCAGTGCGCTCGTCGTCGATCCGTTGTATCTTCAACACACTCACGCGGACACGGCCATTGACTACAG GCACTGGAGCATTCCGCTGAGTCGTCGATTTCGTTCCCTGAAGCTGTGGTTCGTGATGAGAAATTACGGAATATCGGGGCTGCAGGCCTACATCCGTAATCACATCGAGTTGGCGAAAAGATTCGAGGCGTTGGTCAAGAAGGACGCGAGATTCGAAGTGTGCAACGAAGTTGTG CTGGGATTGGTGTGCTTCCGCGCCAAAGGCTCCGACAAGCTGAACCAAAAGCTACTGAGCACCATCAACGATTCCGGAAAGCTGCATATGGTGCCAGCGAGAGTGAATCAACGCTTCACGATTCGTTTCGCGCTCGCTGCACCGAATGCCACTGCCAATGACGTCG ACACAGCTTGGAGCATCATAACGGACTATCTGGCCGAGTTACTAGAGTCCAAG GACGTAATGGACGAGCTGGCAGACATCCGCGAGAAGAAGAGGAAAGCCACCCTGGAACAAAGGAGGTCCTTCTTCGTTCGCATGGTGTCCGATCCAGCTATTCAGCCAGGATTTACCAAAACCCCCAACAGGACGGGAGCGAAGCTGGACGCGCAGGCAACGATCGGTGGCATTGGCTCGAACCCTCATCCCGCATC ACGTTCGTGGATATCCAGGCCACTGGCCTACTTGATGCAAGCGAAGGAAGCCGCCGATACCAGTGAACTGTCCCTCAG ATTCCGTCATCTGGACACCATGGTGCGTCTGAAGGCGGGTGGTACCGGAAGTCGTCGCGGTAGCAGCAACAGTTGCAGCCCGGAGCCCTCGCCGTCCGGTTCTCCGTCGCGCGGAAGATCACCGAACGGCAGAGCGTAA
- the LOC143143479 gene encoding ribonuclease P protein subunit p25-like protein isoform X1 codes for MLPMGRSKNKRKKWTKNLEDEPTEPGIPIPNAPSKFLLMRVKSGTKIRNVLGYALKEFTNHGSVVWTAVGHGIGKAVSCAELFKKKQEGLHQITRLRYVPSEKSKEVVGSGSKTEVRHVPEIHILLAKEIKDTSEAGYQAPDDRGEFTNGDEEPSSSRKDRRQEAGGNVTCIDAEEFAAMGLRTGQKRPKKEQQTEAPPRKSKKRGNNDR; via the exons ATGTTGCCA ATGGGCAGATCGAAGAacaagagaaagaaatggacaaagaacttGGAGGACGAGCCAACGGAACCGGGAATACCGATACCGAACGCACCGAGCAAGTTTCTCTTGATGCGC GTGAAAAGCGGGACGAAGATCAGAAACGTTCTTGGTTACGCGCTGAAAGAGTTCACGAATCACGGTAGCGTTGTTTGGACCGCGGTTGGCCATGGGATCGGTAAGGCCGTTTCTTGCGCGGAATTGTTCAAGAAGAAGCAAGAGGGACTGCATCAGATCACGAGATTGCGTTACGTGCC ATCGGAGAAATCCAAAGAGGTGGTTGGAAGTGGCTCGAAGACGGAGGTTCGCCACGTACCGGAAATACACATTTTATTGGCGAAGGAAATAAAGGATACGTCGGAGGCTGG TTATCAGGCACCCGACGATCGCGGAGAATTCACGAACGGCGATGAAGAGCCATCGAGCTCGAGGAAAGACAGAAGACAGGAGGCTGGTGGTAACGTGACCTGCATCGACGCCGAGGAATTCGCGGCGATGGGATTAAGGACCGGTCAGAAGAGACCGAAGAAAGAGCAGCAAACCGAAGCACCGCCTAGGAAGAGTAAAAAGCGAGGAAACAATGATCGATAA
- the LOC143143479 gene encoding ribonuclease P protein subunit p25-like protein isoform X2 — protein MGRSKNKRKKWTKNLEDEPTEPGIPIPNAPSKFLLMRVKSGTKIRNVLGYALKEFTNHGSVVWTAVGHGIGKAVSCAELFKKKQEGLHQITRLRYVPSEKSKEVVGSGSKTEVRHVPEIHILLAKEIKDTSEAGYQAPDDRGEFTNGDEEPSSSRKDRRQEAGGNVTCIDAEEFAAMGLRTGQKRPKKEQQTEAPPRKSKKRGNNDR, from the exons ATGGGCAGATCGAAGAacaagagaaagaaatggacaaagaacttGGAGGACGAGCCAACGGAACCGGGAATACCGATACCGAACGCACCGAGCAAGTTTCTCTTGATGCGC GTGAAAAGCGGGACGAAGATCAGAAACGTTCTTGGTTACGCGCTGAAAGAGTTCACGAATCACGGTAGCGTTGTTTGGACCGCGGTTGGCCATGGGATCGGTAAGGCCGTTTCTTGCGCGGAATTGTTCAAGAAGAAGCAAGAGGGACTGCATCAGATCACGAGATTGCGTTACGTGCC ATCGGAGAAATCCAAAGAGGTGGTTGGAAGTGGCTCGAAGACGGAGGTTCGCCACGTACCGGAAATACACATTTTATTGGCGAAGGAAATAAAGGATACGTCGGAGGCTGG TTATCAGGCACCCGACGATCGCGGAGAATTCACGAACGGCGATGAAGAGCCATCGAGCTCGAGGAAAGACAGAAGACAGGAGGCTGGTGGTAACGTGACCTGCATCGACGCCGAGGAATTCGCGGCGATGGGATTAAGGACCGGTCAGAAGAGACCGAAGAAAGAGCAGCAAACCGAAGCACCGCCTAGGAAGAGTAAAAAGCGAGGAAACAATGATCGATAA
- the Mob4 gene encoding MOB kinase activator 4 isoform X1 — protein MKMADGPAILRRNRPGTKAKDFCRWPDEPFEEMDSTLAVQQYIQQMIRREPSNVHLILKMPDAQDEAVWKYEHLRQFCMELNGLTVRLQEECHPNTCTQMTATEQWIFLCAAHKTPKECAAIDYTRHTLDGAACLLNSNKYFPSRVSIKESSVAKLGSVSRRVYRIFSHAYYHHRAIFDEFENETFLCRRFTAFVTKYTLMSKESLIVPIMEEDETTESEA, from the exons ATGAAGATGGCGGACGGACCTGCGATCCTCAGAAGAAATAGACCCGGAACAAAAGCAAAG gaCTTCTGTAGATGGCCTGATGAACCGTTTGAAGAAATGGACAGCACCCTGGCTGTGCAGCAATATATTCAACAAATGATTAGAAGAGAGCCATCTAATGTTCACTTGATATTGAAAATGCCAGATGCCCAAGATGAAGCTGTGTGGAAATATGAACACCTCAGACAATTTTGCATGGAGCTCAATGGTTTAACAGTTAGACTACAAGAAGAATGTCATCCTAATACTTGTACTCAAATGACAGCCACCGAACAATGGATATTTTTGTGCGCTGCACATAAAACACCCAAAGAATGCGCAGCTATTGATTATACTCGACATACACTTGACGGTGCAGCTTGCTTACTTAacagtaataaatattttcccaGCAG AGTTAGTATCAAAGAATCTTCGGTTGCTAAACTTGGATCTGTTAGTCGCAGAGTTTATAGAATTTTTTCTCACGCGTACTATCATCATAGAGCAATATTTGATGAATTTGAAAATGAGACTTTTCTTTGTCGCAG GTTTACTGCATTTGTAACAAAATACACCTTAATGTCAAAGGAGAGTTTGATAGTACCGATAATGGAAGAAGATGAAACAACAGAAAGTGAAGCCTAG
- the Mob4 gene encoding MOB kinase activator 4 isoform X2 → MKMADGPAILRRNRPGTKAKDFCRWPDEPFEEMDSTLAVQQYIQQMIRREPSNVHLILKMPDAQDEAVWKYEHLRQFCMELNGLTVRLQEECHPNTCTQMTATEQWIFLCAAHKTPKECAAIDYTRHTLDGAACLLNSNKYFPSSCVLNVVSELVSKNLRLLNLDLLVAEFIEFFLTRTIIIEQYLMNLKMRLFFVAGLLHL, encoded by the exons ATGAAGATGGCGGACGGACCTGCGATCCTCAGAAGAAATAGACCCGGAACAAAAGCAAAG gaCTTCTGTAGATGGCCTGATGAACCGTTTGAAGAAATGGACAGCACCCTGGCTGTGCAGCAATATATTCAACAAATGATTAGAAGAGAGCCATCTAATGTTCACTTGATATTGAAAATGCCAGATGCCCAAGATGAAGCTGTGTGGAAATATGAACACCTCAGACAATTTTGCATGGAGCTCAATGGTTTAACAGTTAGACTACAAGAAGAATGTCATCCTAATACTTGTACTCAAATGACAGCCACCGAACAATGGATATTTTTGTGCGCTGCACATAAAACACCCAAAGAATGCGCAGCTATTGATTATACTCGACATACACTTGACGGTGCAGCTTGCTTACTTAacagtaataaatattttcccaGCAG CTGTGTTTTAAATGTTGTTTCAGAGTTAGTATCAAAGAATCTTCGGTTGCTAAACTTGGATCTGTTAGTCGCAGAGTTTATAGAATTTTTTCTCACGCGTACTATCATCATAGAGCAATATTTGATGAATTTGAAAATGAGACTTTTCTTTGTCGCAG GTTTACTGCATTTGTAA
- the Nd-acp gene encoding NADH dehydrogenase (ubiquinone) acyl carrier protein isoform X3 — protein MASLAGVRLFMRNTGTIRNSINRFCLRGVVTVLQLNERSFHCKRQSDIAFVTQVKIKNIRAYSTDDKVKKVEERVLKVIAAYDKISADKLSLESHFINDLGLDSLDHVEVIMAIEDEFGFEIPDMDAERLFRPADIVRYVADKEDVYD, from the exons ATGGCGTCTCTCGCGGGTGTCCGTCTTTTCATGAGAAATACCGGTACCATTAGAAATTCGATCAATCGATTTTGTTTACGAGGCGTCGTCACAGTACTTCAATTAAATGAAAGATCCTTTCACTGTAAAAGACAAAGTGATATTGCATTTGTAACACAG GTAAAGATCAAAAATATTCGTGCATATTCTACAGATGACAAAGTTAAGAAGGTTGAAGAACGTGTATTAAAAGTGATTGCAGCCTATGATAAAATATCTGCTGACAAG TTGTCTCTGGAATCTCATTTCATAAATGATTTGGGCTTGGATTCCTTGGATCATGTAGAAGTTATAATGGCAATAGAAGATGAATTTGGTTTTGAAATACCAGACATGGATGCGGAAAGACTGTTTCGACCTGCAGACATTGTGCGTTACGTTGCGGACAAAGAAGATGTGTATGATTAA
- the Nd-acp gene encoding NADH dehydrogenase (ubiquinone) acyl carrier protein isoform X1 translates to MASLAGVRLFMRNTGTIRNSINRFCLRGVVTVLQLNERSFHCKRQSDIAFVTQVKIKNIRAYSTDDKVKKVEERVLKGIKDTRVKQVRHYSAKPPLTIDLIRQRVLLVLNLYDKIDPKKLSLESHFINDLGLDSLDHVEVIMAIEDEFGFEIPDMDAERLFRPADIVRYVADKEDVYD, encoded by the exons ATGGCGTCTCTCGCGGGTGTCCGTCTTTTCATGAGAAATACCGGTACCATTAGAAATTCGATCAATCGATTTTGTTTACGAGGCGTCGTCACAGTACTTCAATTAAATGAAAGATCCTTTCACTGTAAAAGACAAAGTGATATTGCATTTGTAACACAG GTAAAGATCAAAAATATTCGTGCATATTCTACAGATGACAAAGTTAAGAAGGTTGAAGAACGTGTATTAAAA GGCATAAAGGACACTCGAGTCAAGCAAGTGAGGCACTACAGCGCAAAGCCACCTCTAACAATTGACTTAATTCGCCAGCGAGTACTTTTAGTACTCAATCTCTATGATAAAATTGATCCTAAGAAG TTGTCTCTGGAATCTCATTTCATAAATGATTTGGGCTTGGATTCCTTGGATCATGTAGAAGTTATAATGGCAATAGAAGATGAATTTGGTTTTGAAATACCAGACATGGATGCGGAAAGACTGTTTCGACCTGCAGACATTGTGCGTTACGTTGCGGACAAAGAAGATGTGTATGATTAA
- the Nd-acp gene encoding NADH dehydrogenase (ubiquinone) acyl carrier protein isoform X2, whose product MASLAGVRLFMRNTGTIRNSINRFCLRGVVTVLQLNERSFHCKRQSDIAFVTQGIKDTRVKQVRHYSAKPPLTIDLIRQRVLLVLNLYDKIDPKKLSLESHFINDLGLDSLDHVEVIMAIEDEFGFEIPDMDAERLFRPADIVRYVADKEDVYD is encoded by the exons ATGGCGTCTCTCGCGGGTGTCCGTCTTTTCATGAGAAATACCGGTACCATTAGAAATTCGATCAATCGATTTTGTTTACGAGGCGTCGTCACAGTACTTCAATTAAATGAAAGATCCTTTCACTGTAAAAGACAAAGTGATATTGCATTTGTAACACAG GGCATAAAGGACACTCGAGTCAAGCAAGTGAGGCACTACAGCGCAAAGCCACCTCTAACAATTGACTTAATTCGCCAGCGAGTACTTTTAGTACTCAATCTCTATGATAAAATTGATCCTAAGAAG TTGTCTCTGGAATCTCATTTCATAAATGATTTGGGCTTGGATTCCTTGGATCATGTAGAAGTTATAATGGCAATAGAAGATGAATTTGGTTTTGAAATACCAGACATGGATGCGGAAAGACTGTTTCGACCTGCAGACATTGTGCGTTACGTTGCGGACAAAGAAGATGTGTATGATTAA
- the Tbc1d8-9 gene encoding TBC1 domain family member 8/9, with the protein MWMKPQEVLLANAFWITEQATVYFVLQRRKGHGKTKGFSSILVGTLDSVLDTKPPPFRILHQTPSSEVYWEIACSLTHEEILKDWKWLHANLMDTLTSFDTEEEITEFVCCKIQSIIANNVPDSQFADEEDPESFKTVSFKFHQLFNIPNEDKLVNYYSCSYWKSRLPRQGWLYLSINHMCFYAYILARETKLIVRWADIIELSKTNSILFPDSIRVVTRDNKEHYFSMFLHKSETYSLMEQLTNIAMKRLIDEKSGFNEDRDLLNKLSKNVPKKPSFLKRDLDARAHSEAYRLQFRLPGNEKLDGSIDVTLWTPYNKKYVWGKIFLSQNYLCFGSRVSGLVSLVIPLREVRLIEPAENQSSPGIDKSILVTTARSSFLFAQIHDRDFVIQKISELLAKCKLPTLSIDNVYPQNSLAHSDNNSEEIKPINQWKPQPPLMTLFKAPLSSEAALKQEAKEKQWQLHFAEYGRGITMYRTTETAKLIIQGVPQTLRGEVWLTFSGALNEMVMNPNFYKSLVDQALGKSCQANEEIERDLHRSLPEHPAFQSDTGISALRRVLSAYAWKNPQIGYCQAMNIVASVLLIYCSEESAFWQLCNVCESLLPDYYDRRVVGALVDQGLLEELAAEFLPTLHARLQELGLIKVISLSWFLTIFLSVMPTSSAVNIMDCFFYDGAKVIFQIALTVLEWNQDKLLDCHDDGEAMQLLTDYLGGVFNDEGPVLPRPVDSATSNRSISVQTLIYEAYSKYGSLTIGGIERLRLKHRLRVVQSLEDGIEKNIIRCVIVDKYMTVEELQNLLSLVREELMSQRKSESDRYDPTQPPYEAYKIDYELFRILFGGLSPWGKCSQAESLSARLFRLMDRNRDGLLNFRELVQALGMTATADLTQRLKLLYTLHLPPLLTPVDFESPIHSDGAEIAAEATDFFDSMEQSVTSLEMPISIAEEPSVDTLSRSTSLNSQQGDQSWEIQSMGSLRSMIASKDSPLDLKTVPKMSQGHFIALWKTLYDMFPAQPEEQETYHCIASIGTLLLQLGDVGKKFYVDRDESEDSLLLAATAAQQTSSTVERSPDRNGNPSSAVSSTDPDWSISVEQFLASALTGQAIVDFFSKRTDLSAAIATLKNRRFNRIHSLSDTPVLNL; encoded by the exons ATGTGGATGAAGCCACAAGAGGTTCTACTGGCAAATGCTTTTTG GATAACAGAGCAAGCAACTGTATACTTTGTTTTACAACGTCGTAAAGGACACGGAAAAACAAAAGGTTTTAGTTCTATATTAGTGGGAACATTGGATAGTGTTTTAGACACTAAACCTCCACCTTTCAGGATACTTCATCAGACACCATCATCTGAAGTTTATTGGG AAATTGCATGCTCTTTAACACATGAAGAAATCTTGAAAGATTGGAAATGGCTTCACGCCAATCTGATGGATACTTTAACATCATTTGACACAGAAGAAGAAATAACTGAATTTGTTTGTTGCAAGATACAATCGATCATTGCAAACAATGTTCCAGACAGTCAATTTGCAGATG AAGAAGATCCAGAATCATTTAAAACTGTGTCTTTTAAATTTCATCAACTTTTTAATATACCGAATGAGGATAAATTGGTCAATTACTATTCTTGCAG TTATTGGAAATCTCGTTTACCTAGACAAGGATGGTTGTATTTGTCAATAAACCACATGTGTTTTTATGCCTATATTTTGGcaagagaaacaaaattaattgtaaGATGGGCAGATATTATTGAATTGAGTAAAACTAATTCCATTCTATTTCCTGATAGTATACGTGTTGTAACAAGAGACAATAAAGAG cATTATTTTTCCATGTTTCTTCACAAATCTGAGACATATTCGTTAATGGAACAACTTACAAATATTGCTATGAAAAG GCTTATAGATGAGAAAAGTGGATTCAATGAAGATAGAGATCTTTTGAATAAATTGAG CAAGAATGTACCTAAAAAACCATCTTTCTTAAAAAGAGATCTTGATGCACGAGCACACTCTGAAGCTTATAGATTACAGTTCAGATTACCAGGAAATGAAAAGTTGGATGGTAGCATTGATGTTACTTTATGGACACCATACAATAAAAAGTATGTGTGGGGAAAAATATTTCTGTCTCAAAATTACCTTTGTTTTGGAAGCAgg GTTAGCGGATTGGTAAGTTTAGTTATACCTTTGAGGGAAGTAAGGCTCATAGAGCCTGCTGAAAATCAGTCCAGTCCAGGAATAGACAAATCCATTTTAGTAACAACTGCGCGATCGTCGTTTTTATTTGCTCAAATTCATGACAGAGATTTTGTTATTCAGAAGATATCTGAACTATTAGCAAAATGTAAACTACCAACTTT gAGTATTGATAATGTATATCCCCAGAACAGCTTAGCTCACAGTGATAATAATAGCGAGGAAATTAAACCTATTAATCAATGGAAACCTCAACCGCCATTGATGACTTTATTTAAAGCGCCATTAAGCAGTGAAGCAGCATTAAAACAAGAAGCTAAAGAGAAACAGTGGCAATTACACTTTGCAGAATATGGAAGAGGTATAACAATGTATAGAACAACAGAGACAGCAAAGCTAATAATTCAGGGTGTACCACAAACACTCAGAGGAGAAGTTTGGCTTACATTTTCTG GTGCTTTGAACGAAATGGTAATGAATCCTAATTTTTATAAGTCATTAGTTGACCAAGCATTAGGTAAATCTTGTCAAGCAAATGAGGAAATAGAAAGAGATTTACATAGATCATTACCAGAACATCCAGCATTTCAATCTGATACTGGTATTAGCGCGTTAAGAAGAGTCCTTTCCGCGTATGCTTGGAAAAATCCACAAATTG GTTATTGCCAAGCAATGAATATAGTAGCTTCGGTTTTATTAATCTATTGCTCAGAAGAATCTGCCTTCTGGCAGTTATGTAATGTATGCGAATCGTTGCTACCCGATTATTACGACAGAAGAGTAGTTGGTGCTCTTGTTGATCAAGGTCTTTTAGAAGAGTTAGCTGCTGAATTTTTACCAACCTTGCATGCTAGATTACAGGAACTTGGTCTCATTAAAGTTATATCACTTTCCTGGTTCTTAACGATATTTCTAAGCGTTATGCCAACTAGTAGCGCAGTGAACATAATGGATTGCTTTTTCTATGATGGagcaaaagtaattttccag ATAGCATTAACGGTACTGGAATGGAATCAAGATAAATTGCTTGATTGTCACGACGATGGCGAAGCAATGCAGTTATTAACAGATTATCTTGGAGGTGTGTTCAATGATGAGGGACCTGTACTACCTAGGCCAGTTGACAGTGCTACTTCTAATAGA AGTATATCTGTTCAAACTTTAATATACGAAGCATATTCAAAATACGGATCGTTGACTATTGGCGGAATAGAAAGACTTCGTTTAAAACACAGACTTAGAGTAGTTCAGAGTCTCGAGGATGGTATTGAAAAAAACATAATTAGATGCGTAATTGTTGATAAATACATGACAGTAGAAGAATTGCag AATTTGTTAAGTTTAGTAAGAGAAGAATTAATGAGTCAACGAAAATCTGAATCTGATCGCTATGATCCAACACAGCCACCATACGAAGCATATAAAATAGACTATGaattatttagaatattattcgGTGGTTTATCTCCATGGGGAAAATGTAGTCAAGCTGAATCTCTTTCTGCTCGATTATTCCGT TTAATGGATCGGAATCGTGATGGTCTGCTAAACTTTCGAGAATTAGTACAAGCCCTAGGAATGACAGCAACCGCCGATTTAACGCAGAGATTAAAACTTCTGTATACTTTGCACTTGCCGCCATTACTTACACCTGTTGACTTCGAATCGCCAATACATTCTG ATGGAGCAGAAATAGCGGCAGAAGCCACAGATTTTTTTGATAGTATGGAACAAAGTGTTACTTCTTTAGAAATGCCAATTAGTATAGCAGAAGAACCATCAGTAGATACTTTGTCTCGTTCAACGAGCTTAAATAGTCAGCAAGGAGATCAATCATGGGAAATTCAAAGTATGGGCAGTTTACGTTCTATGATAGCGTCTAAAGACAGTCCATTGGATCTTAAAACTGTTCCAAAAATGTCCCAAGGACACTTTATAGCATTGTGGAAAACTCTTTATGATATGTTTCCTGCACAACCGGAGGAGCaagaaacataccattgtatagcTTCAATAG GTACACTTTTGCTTCAATTAGGCGACGTCGGTAAAAAGTTTTATGTCGATCGAGATGAATCTGAGGATAGTTTGCTTTTAGCTGCTACTGCTGCCCAGCAAACATCTTCGACTGTTGAACGG tcACCCGATCGTAATGGAAATCCGTCAAGTGCAGTTTCATCCACGGATCCTGATTGGTCAATAAGTGTTGAACAATTCTTGGCATCTGCCTTAACAGGTCAAGCGATAGTAGATTTTTTTAGTAAAAGAACAGATCTTTCCGCAGCAATTGCAACCCTAAAGAATCGTCGATTTAATCGCATTCATTCCTTATCTGACACTCCTGTGTTAAATCTATGA
- the Rps21 gene encoding ribosomal protein S21, which yields MENDNGVLVDLYIPRKCSSSNRIIHAKDHASIQLSIADVDPETGRMTDSQKMYAICGAIRRMGESDDCLVRLAKNDGILPKNF from the exons ATGGAGAACGACAACGGAGTACTTGTTGACTTGTATATTCCGAGAAAATG cTCATCGAGTAACCGCATCATCCATGCAAAGGATCATGCATCTATTCAATTGAGTATTGCTGATGTTGATCCTGAAACTGGACGTATGACCGATTCTCAAAAAATGTATGCAATTTGTGGAGCTATTCGACGTATG ggtgAATCTGACGATTGTTTGGTACGCCTTGCAAAAAATGATGGCATTCTAcctaaaaatttttaa
- the LOC143143465 gene encoding uncharacterized protein LOC143143465 isoform X5: MSMKKESPWDVELHLAAARGDAKRLRILLDSGRVHVDCKDKDGTTPLILAAVGGHIEAVTELLQQGADPNVRRLTGTTALFFAAQGGYMDIASLLLEHGSVVDSCSIDGGTPLFVASQFGHLDVVEGLIERGANPNAHMKDGATALFIAAQNGHVRILEVLLEHGAKTDAARTDGATPLWIGAQMGHDHVVRRLLKAGAKVDATRHDGATPLFKAAHKGHTAVVGELLKYRPSLGILPNGESALHAAALTGQMTVARQLVGAGADPLLVNQEGVTPLQLAVRHSQTQVANYLKDKVRTRTGTS; encoded by the exons ATGTCTATGAAG AAAGAGTCTCCCTGGGACGTGGAATTGCATCTGGCAGCCGCGCGCGGGGACGCGAAGCGTCTTCGAATTCTATTGGACTCCGGGCGCGTCCACGTCGACTGCAAGGACAAG GATGGAACGACTCCTTTAATATTGGCCGCCGTCGGGGGCCACATTGAGGCAGTCACCGAATTGCTGCAACAAGGGGCGGATCCTAATGTCAGAAGGCTG ACCGGCACCACGGCGCTCTTCTTCGCCGCCCAGGGCGGTTACATGGACATCGCCAGCCTGTTGTTGGAACACGGTTCCGTGGTAGACTCCTGCAGCATA GACGGCGGTACCCCACTTTTCGTCGCGAGCCAGTTCGGTCACCTGGACGTGGTGGAAGGCTTAATCGAGAGAGGCGCCAACCCGAACGCTCACATGAAG GACGGTGCCACCGCGTTGTTCATAGCTGCTCAAAATGGCCACGTGCGTATCTTGGAGGTCCTTCTGGAGCACGGAGCGAAGACGGACGCGGCGCGTACCGACGGCGCCACGCCTTTATGGATAGGAGCACAAATGGGGCACGATCACGTCGTGAGAAGGCTTTTGAAAGCTGGTGCGAAGGTCGATGCCACCAGACAC GATGGCGCGACACCGCTTTTCAAAGCTGCTCACAAGGGCCACACCGCTGTCGTCGGTGAGCTGCTCAAGTATCGTCCGTCTCTCGGTATTCTTCCA AACGGTGAAAGCGCGTTGCACGCAGCAGCCTTAACAGGACAAATGACTGTTGCAAGGCAATTGGTAGGAGCAGGAGCGGATCCTCTGCTTGTCAATCAAGAGGGTGTTACACCTCTTCAACTGGCTGTTAGACATTCGCAGACGCAGGTCGCTAATTATCTGAAGGATAAAGTTAGAACACGAACGGGAACGTCTTAG